A DNA window from Hordeum vulgare subsp. vulgare chromosome 1H, MorexV3_pseudomolecules_assembly, whole genome shotgun sequence contains the following coding sequences:
- the LOC123445042 gene encoding selT-like protein, translated as MAMDRVQLLLVGLPALLFISDLSHIFAPPPPHLRHPHGQPPHHPHPHPPHHPHPHPPHHPHPPHHHHPDPAAAAILKPNLDGGAGFGTTVELQFCASCSYKGNAMTMKRMLETSFPGINVFLHNYPPAFPKRVLSKIMPVIQVGAIATIMAGDQIFPRLGITPPPLFYSLRANRFGTMATIWLFGNFAQSFLQSSGAFEVYCNGDLVFSKLAEQRFPSEFELRDLIGSRLPSSPFGKNMGNALS; from the exons GGCGATGGACCGCGTGCAGCTCCTCCTCGTCGGCCTCCCCGCGCTGCTCTTCATCTCCGACCTCTCCCACAtcttcgcgccgccgcctccccacctccgccaccctcatggccaacCCCCGCACCACCCCCACCCTCATCCGCCCCATCACCCCCACCCGCATCCGCCCCACCACCCCCACCCGCCGCACCACCATCACCCggaccccgctgccgctgccataCTG AAGCCCAATCTGGACGGAGGAGCTGGATTCGGCACGACTGTGGAGCTGCAATTCTGCGCCTCCTGCTCGTACAA GGGAAATGCAATGACCATGAAGCGCATGCTGGAAACATCATTTCCTGGCATTAATGTTTTCTTGCATAATTATCCGCCAGCCTTCCCCAAGCGGGTACTGAGCAAAATCATGCCAGTTATTCAAGTTGGAGCCATTGCAACAATAATGGCTGGTGACCAGATTTTCCCCAGACTTGGCATTACTCCACCTCCATTGTTTTACTCGCTACGTGCCAATAGATTTggaacgatggcgacaatttggcTATTTGGCAATTTTGCCCAGTCTTTCCTACAAAGTTCTGGTGCCTTTGAAGTTTACTGCAATGGAGATTTG GTTTTCTCGAAGTTAGCCGAACAGAGGTTCCCTAGCGAGTTTGAGCTGCGTGATCTCATCGGCAGCAGACTGCCATCTTCTCCATTCGGGAAAAACATGGGAAACGCCTTGTCTTAG